The nucleotide sequence AATATCTTCGTCGCCCAGTTGCGTGCTCTGCAGGTGGGACGAGGGGCAGGAGCTACTTCGGATCTAGTTGGCATGGTACGAGACATGCGCTGCGAAGCGGGCCCAATCCAGCTGGTATTGTCTTGGGAGATGATCGCGACCCTTCAGAATGTCCTGGAAAGGCTAAGTTTCCCACCGGACACCATCTCGGACTTCATCTCCAGCCTCATCCTTCTGATGCGGACCGGACCCGAGTCGTTCGACCCTCACCTTCTGCCCGAGGGCGGCAGACATCTGGCGATGCAAGACCAAGAGGATGCGGGCGTGCTCGCATCCTCTATCGCCGCGCGCGTCGACCTTTTGGTGACCAACAATCTGGATGATTTTCAGATCAAAGATGCCGAAAAATTCGAGACGAGGGTCATCAAGCGCCGGGACGAGTCAGAACGTCAATTGCATGCTTTGGCCTATGAGCGGGCCGACGGCGTTTCGCTCGTCGTAGCGCATCCCATTGATGCGCGCGACTGGCTTGCTCAAGGACTGCTTCCTACTCCCGATCTGCTGCGCAGCTTGGCCTCAGCTACACCGAGTGGGCCACCGAGGTCGTGAGTGACCCAGGCCGCCCTCGTCTACTTGGACGTACCAGGACTTCGGCAGCCCGTCGGTGCCGTCGGACACCGGTACCCGTGCTTCTTCACGGCGTCGTTGAGCTCGAAGGCGGCTGCTCCGCCCATACGCGGTCCTCGTCGAGATCGGTCGTCTCGAGGCTGAATTTGATCTCGGCCGGCATGCCGACGGCGACGAACCGTTTCGGCACACGTCGCCTGACCCGCAGGATCTGGACCGCGGATTTTCCAAGGCTCAATCATGCGCAGACGGCGCACGTTGACCACACGTGTGTACCACCCGCCTGTTACGAAAGGTCTTGTTTTATAGCTTAAGCTGGAGTTCTCGCGGCTTTCAGCGCTTGGTGGCGGAGAGGGAGGGATTCGAACCCCCGATAGGCTTGCACCTATGCCGCATTTCGAGTGCGGTGCATTCAACCACTCTGCCACCTCTCCAGGCGCAAATCAGGGCCGAAGCCCTGTGGTCGGGCGCCCTTCTAGGGCACGGCGGCGGGGGTGACAAGGCGGGGGAGAGGATATTTCCAACCGAAAACCGGCGGCGCGGCGGAGAGCCGCCGAGAAAGTGCCCGAGGCCGTCGTGGAGCGGCCCAAGACGGGTGGGACCGCCGTACGCTGACACATACCGGCGGTCCCGTGTCGCTACATCTTGGGGAAACCGACGGAAGAGACGGGGGTCAATCCGGCCGGCCTGAGCGACGCGGCGGACCCTGGGGCATCGGAGCGTGCACTGCAACGCAAACCGTTCCTTAACCTAACCGGTCAAGGTTACCGGAGCTGCCCGGCTATCCGATTGGTAACACGGTGCTTTTTGCAGGGGTGAATCCCCGCAGCGCCGGCCGCGGGAGCATGCTGCGCAACATGTTGCACCCGATGCGGCCGGGCCGCTGGCAGATACCCCGTTCAATCCTTCTTCGCCGCCTTCTTGTCGTCCGCCTTCTTGTCCTCGGACTTGTCGTCCTTGTCCTTGTCCTTGTCCTTCTCCTTGCGCCCGTTCTCCTTGCGGCGGTTGGTGAAGCGGGCGTTGCCGAGGCCGGTGCCGATGGTCAGCACGCCCCAGCGCTCGAATTCCTGCATGAACGGCACCTCGGAGAGGCCCTGGACGACGCCGTCATTGTGCATCAGCACTGCGGTGTCGTGATCGCCGATCATCGGGATCGCCTCGACCAGGCTGGAGGGCAGATTGAACTTGCTGCTCTCCCAATTGCCCGGCAGGTTCTGCGCGCCCTTCTCGATCGAGCCGTCCTCGTTGATGACGCCCGGGCAGGCGATGCCGATGAACGGGGCGAGCCTGAGGCCCTCGGTGTCGGCCTCCTCGATCAGCCCCTTCAGCATCTTGGCGAGCCGCTTCACCGCGCCCTCGCGTGTCGGCTCGTCGTCGGCGTGGCGCCACAGATCGGACTTCCAGACCGAGGCCTTCGACAGGTCCGGTGTCTTCTTCCAGGACGTTTCCACCACGCCGCAGCGGATGTTAGTGCCGCCGATGTCGACCGCGAGGATGCTGTCATGGGCCTCGAAGATCCAGGACGGCGCCAGATGCAGCGCGCCGATCAGCCCGGCATCGTCGGGGTGGTAGCGGATCGGCTCCAGCTCCACCTCAAAGCCCTCGTCCTTCAGGATGATCTCGGTGCGCGCGATCGCGAGCTCGCCGAGCCGCGAGTCGCGGAAGCCGCCGCCGACCACGATGCATTCGGTCTTGGCCCAGGCCTTGGTGCGCAGGAAGCGGCGGGTGACGTGGGCGAGCTCCTGGGCGAACTCCTCGATCGCGGAATGCACCACGGCGGAGGCCTCGGTGTCGTCGCCGACCAGGATCGCGTCCAGCGCCTTCTTGCTGATGGTCTCGCTGTCCTCGTCGCCGAACGGGTCCTTGCCCGATTTGCGCAGCGGCTTGCGCCAGCGCTCCAGGATCTTGCGGAACGCGCCCTTGGAGGCGCGGTCGCCGAGGAAGCCGTCCTCGTCCTTGAGCTCGATGTTGAAGCTGTCGATCTCGACCGACGGCAGCCGCGCGGC is from Bradyrhizobium sp. ORS 285 and encodes:
- a CDS encoding ROK family protein, which gives rise to MADDVMTTTGIARHGAARLPSVEIDSFNIELKDEDGFLGDRASKGAFRKILERWRKPLRKSGKDPFGDEDSETISKKALDAILVGDDTEASAVVHSAIEEFAQELAHVTRRFLRTKAWAKTECIVVGGGFRDSRLGELAIARTEIILKDEGFEVELEPIRYHPDDAGLIGALHLAPSWIFEAHDSILAVDIGGTNIRCGVVETSWKKTPDLSKASVWKSDLWRHADDEPTREGAVKRLAKMLKGLIEEADTEGLRLAPFIGIACPGVINEDGSIEKGAQNLPGNWESSKFNLPSSLVEAIPMIGDHDTAVLMHNDGVVQGLSEVPFMQEFERWGVLTIGTGLGNARFTNRRKENGRKEKDKDKDKDDKSEDKKADDKKAAKKD
- a CDS encoding PIN domain-containing protein, giving the protein MRVSLDVNIFVAQLRALQVGRGAGATSDLVGMVRDMRCEAGPIQLVLSWEMIATLQNVLERLSFPPDTISDFISSLILLMRTGPESFDPHLLPEGGRHLAMQDQEDAGVLASSIAARVDLLVTNNLDDFQIKDAEKFETRVIKRRDESERQLHALAYERADGVSLVVAHPIDARDWLAQGLLPTPDLLRSLASATPSGPPRS